The following proteins are encoded in a genomic region of Pagrus major chromosome 16, Pma_NU_1.0:
- the LOC141010989 gene encoding uncharacterized protein, which produces MRERDFMPNMERGKPATYTGDKKAKMAAKTNKKWVRLATVFAYVLSVSLAAIILAIYYSLIWKPTSASSSVGKPGVPGEVTPSANISTNISTSNNNGTEWNSTQTGLVSLNETMQGTTPHSRAFQWDDRAESVAVSPRGAGAEIAHTQQEEGLYASSHGHTSAEVSDTLGRKTHASQPRVSQYTPSSTRESGAALSEDEEEREAHRRDDAAATGDREQAAADAAAGPPTPATSLRGE; this is translated from the coding sequence ATGAGAGAGCGGGACTTCATGCCCAATATGGAGAGGGGCAAACCTGCTACTTACACGGGGGACAAAAAGGCTAAGATGGCTGCTAAGACTAACAAGAAGTGGGTGAGACTAGCCACTGTTTTTGCATATGTATTGTCCGTGTCCTTAGCAGCCATTATCCTGGCAATTTACTACAGCCTGATCTGGAAACCGACCAGTGCATCCTCTTCTGTGGGGAAGCCTGGAGTGCCCGGGGAGGTCACCCCCTCCGCAAACATCTCAACTAATATTTCCACGAGCAACAACAATGGCACAGAGTGGAACTCTACACAGACAGGGCTGGTGTCTCTCAACGAGACCATGCAGGGCACAACCCCGCACAGTCGGGCGTTTCAGTGGGACGACAGAGCCGAGAGCGTGGCCGTGTCTCCGCGCGGTGCCGGAGCAGAAATTGCGCACACGCAGCAGGAGGAAGGACTGTACGCATCTTCCCACGGTCACACAAGCGCGGAGGTATCGGACACATTGGGTAGGAAGACACACGCGTCTCAACCCCGGGTGAGCCAGTACACCCCGTCAAGCACCAGGGAGTCCGGCGCTGCGTTGAgtgaggacgaggaggagagggaggcgcACAGACGGGACGACGCGGCGGCGACCGGCGACCGCGAGCAGGCGGCTGCAGATGCTGCCGCCGGTCCTCCGACCCCCGCGACGAGCCTGAGAGGAGAGTGA